The proteins below are encoded in one region of Sulfitobacter sp. SK012:
- the glyS gene encoding glycine--tRNA ligase subunit beta, producing the protein MPDLLIELFSEEIPARMQARAAGDLKKLVTDGLVEAGITYASAAGFATPRRLTLTVEDMLASSPARSEERKGPRADAPEKAIEGFLRGAGLTRDQLEERDTPKGPVLFARIEKPGRPAADIVAEVLEHTIRNFPWAKSMRWGNGTLKWVRPLHSILCIISAEDGPEIVPLNIDGIEAGATTYGHRFHAPDAITVSGFDDYTTKLNRANVVLDANTRRDTIWHDATNVAFASGLEVVEDAGLLAEVAGLVEWPVVLMGRIGEAFLDLPPEVLQTSMKEHQKFFSVRNPKTGRIERFITVANRETADQGATILAGNEKVLSARLADAKFFWENDLRVAKSETGMATWVKALENVTFHNKLGTQAELIERMAILARELAPMVGGDPDEAETAARLAKADLSSEMVYEFPELQGLMGSYYARAAGHSDAIAAAAKEHYAPLGPSDDVPIAPVSVAVSLAEKIDKLTGFWAIDEKPTGSKDPFALRRAALGVIRILVENDHRAPILEELKRGTHYIFANLALAGKLAYLSFYELNNEGDDTDVEEWSTFEFSPSEEMVNDGFDPDTKIPHNFLGCLEIVKKHHIAWKSDVDSSGDHLDHGAEMIRPDLLAADLLSFLHDRLKVYLKDQGIRHDIIDACIAMPQNDDLTLLVKRARALSDTLKTDDGENLIQGFKRANNILTAEEAKDGVEYSYGADVKFAEVDEERSLFAALDTAEAQIKPAMDAQDFTTAMSAMASLRGPIDAFFDAVQVNSDNGTVRRNRLNLLSRIRSICTSVADLTRIEG; encoded by the coding sequence GTGCCTGACCTGTTGATCGAGCTTTTCTCCGAAGAAATCCCTGCCCGGATGCAAGCGCGCGCCGCTGGTGACCTGAAAAAACTGGTCACAGACGGTCTGGTTGAGGCCGGGATCACCTATGCCTCCGCCGCTGGTTTCGCGACCCCGCGGCGCTTGACGCTCACGGTCGAAGACATGCTGGCCAGCAGCCCCGCGCGCTCAGAGGAACGCAAAGGTCCGCGCGCCGATGCCCCTGAAAAAGCCATCGAGGGGTTCTTGCGCGGCGCAGGCCTAACCCGCGACCAACTCGAAGAACGCGACACCCCCAAAGGGCCCGTGCTGTTTGCGCGTATCGAAAAGCCGGGCCGCCCTGCGGCTGACATCGTGGCCGAAGTGCTGGAACACACAATTCGCAATTTCCCTTGGGCCAAATCCATGCGCTGGGGCAACGGAACCCTCAAATGGGTCCGCCCGCTGCATTCCATCCTTTGCATCATCAGCGCCGAAGACGGCCCCGAAATTGTCCCCCTCAACATCGACGGGATTGAGGCAGGGGCCACCACATACGGCCACCGCTTTCATGCGCCTGACGCAATCACCGTCAGCGGCTTTGATGACTACACAACCAAGCTCAATCGCGCCAATGTCGTGCTGGACGCCAACACGCGCCGCGACACGATCTGGCATGATGCGACCAATGTGGCCTTTGCCTCTGGTCTTGAAGTTGTCGAAGACGCGGGCCTGCTCGCCGAAGTCGCGGGCCTTGTTGAATGGCCTGTCGTCCTGATGGGTCGGATCGGCGAAGCCTTCCTTGATCTGCCGCCCGAGGTTTTGCAAACCTCCATGAAAGAACACCAGAAATTCTTCTCCGTCCGCAATCCAAAAACTGGCCGGATCGAGCGTTTCATCACCGTCGCCAACCGTGAAACTGCCGACCAAGGGGCCACGATTTTGGCGGGCAATGAAAAAGTGCTCAGCGCGCGCCTCGCGGATGCGAAGTTCTTTTGGGAAAACGATCTGCGCGTGGCCAAATCCGAAACAGGCATGGCAACTTGGGTCAAAGCCCTCGAAAACGTCACCTTCCACAACAAACTGGGCACCCAAGCCGAGTTGATCGAACGCATGGCCATCCTCGCCCGCGAACTGGCTCCCATGGTCGGTGGCGACCCCGACGAGGCTGAAACAGCCGCCCGTTTGGCCAAAGCCGACCTCAGCTCCGAAATGGTCTATGAATTCCCCGAACTCCAAGGCCTCATGGGCAGCTACTACGCCCGCGCCGCAGGCCACTCAGACGCAATCGCCGCCGCTGCCAAAGAACACTACGCACCACTTGGCCCGTCAGACGACGTGCCGATAGCACCCGTTTCCGTTGCAGTGTCGCTCGCCGAAAAGATCGACAAACTAACCGGTTTCTGGGCAATCGACGAAAAGCCAACCGGGAGCAAAGACCCCTTTGCGCTGCGTAGGGCGGCATTGGGTGTCATTCGGATATTGGTAGAGAATGACCATAGAGCCCCGATCTTAGAGGAGCTGAAGAGAGGTACTCATTACATATTTGCTAACCTCGCGTTGGCAGGCAAGCTTGCTTATCTTTCCTTCTATGAACTCAATAACGAAGGCGATGATACAGACGTGGAAGAATGGAGCACTTTCGAATTTTCGCCATCCGAAGAAATGGTGAATGATGGTTTCGACCCCGACACAAAAATTCCGCATAATTTCCTTGGTTGTTTGGAGATCGTTAAGAAGCATCACATTGCTTGGAAGTCTGATGTAGATTCAAGCGGTGACCATCTGGATCATGGTGCGGAAATGATCCGTCCAGATTTACTTGCCGCCGACCTCCTCTCCTTCCTCCACGACCGCCTAAAAGTCTACCTCAAGGACCAAGGCATCCGTCACGACATCATCGACGCCTGCATTGCTATGCCGCAAAACGACGACCTGACCCTCCTCGTCAAACGCGCGCGCGCCCTCTCGGACACGCTCAAAACCGACGACGGCGAAAACCTAATCCAAGGCTTCAAACGCGCCAACAACATCCTCACCGCAGAAGAGGCCAAAGACGGCGTCGAATATTCCTACGGTGCCGATGTCAAATTCGCCGAAGTGGATGAGGAACGCAGTCTGTTCGCTGCCCTCGACACCGCCGAAGCACAGATCAAACCGGCGATGGATGCCCAAGACTTCACCACAGCGATGTCCGCCATGGCGTCCTTGCGCGGTCCCATCGACGCGTTCTTTGATGCGGTGCAGGTCAATTCAGACAACGGTACTGTGCGGCGCAATCGGTTGAACCTGCTGTCTCGCATCCGCAGCATTTGCACCTCCGTCGCTGATCTTACCCGGATCGAAGGGTAG
- a CDS encoding DUF6446 family protein: MNGKIVGSVIMVSAFIAGAALYYAQVYGFYQEVSAPADGVELVSVVTNQPEAIPFDAFQAIDADSSPIRYRACFTTLHSLALLSESYALVDGAEPRNGPGWFDCFDAAAIGAELEAGTALAFLAQKNVHFGVDRIVAITSDGRGYAWHELNDCGAKAYDGTITGEVCPDLPTN; the protein is encoded by the coding sequence GTGAACGGTAAAATTGTCGGGAGCGTCATCATGGTTTCAGCTTTCATCGCGGGCGCAGCACTCTATTACGCCCAAGTCTACGGCTTCTACCAAGAGGTCTCAGCACCCGCAGACGGCGTCGAACTTGTCTCTGTTGTCACCAATCAACCCGAAGCCATCCCCTTTGACGCTTTCCAAGCCATCGACGCGGACAGCTCTCCCATCCGCTACCGCGCGTGCTTCACGACATTGCACAGCTTGGCCCTGCTCAGCGAAAGCTACGCGCTGGTCGATGGAGCAGAGCCGCGCAATGGCCCCGGCTGGTTTGATTGTTTTGATGCTGCCGCCATCGGTGCCGAACTTGAAGCCGGCACCGCCCTCGCGTTTCTTGCACAAAAGAACGTGCATTTCGGCGTCGACCGCATTGTGGCAATTACATCCGACGGGCGTGGCTATGCGTGGCACGAACTTAACGATTGCGGTGCCAAAGCCTATGACGGCACTATCACCGGCGAAGTCTGCCCAGATCTGCCCACCAACTAA
- a CDS encoding glycine--tRNA ligase subunit alpha: MSDSPRSFQEIILRLQAYWARHGCAILQPYDMEVGAGTFHPATTLRSLGTQPWAAAYVQPSRRPTDGRYGENPNRLQHYYQYQVLIKPSPPDLQALYLGSLEAIGVDMALHDIRFVEDDWESPTLGAWGLGWEVWCDGMEVSQFTYFQQVGGYDCHPVSGELTYGLERLAMYILGADHVMDMPYNDPSSPIPLTYGDVFKQTEEEYARWNFDVANTDVLLRHFEEAEAECRTIIEQPHQDPKTGKRIVMAHPAYDQAIKASHIFNLLDARGVISVTERQAYIGRVRALTKMCADAFVQTRAAGWTEDAA, from the coding sequence ATGTCAGATTCACCCCGGTCATTTCAGGAAATCATCCTGCGCCTGCAGGCTTATTGGGCCCGGCACGGCTGCGCGATTTTGCAGCCCTACGACATGGAGGTCGGGGCAGGGACCTTCCACCCCGCGACCACATTGCGAAGCCTCGGCACGCAGCCATGGGCAGCAGCTTACGTCCAGCCTTCACGCCGCCCCACTGATGGGCGTTACGGCGAAAACCCCAACCGTTTGCAGCACTATTATCAATACCAAGTGCTGATCAAACCGAGCCCCCCCGACCTTCAAGCGCTGTATCTTGGCTCACTTGAGGCGATCGGCGTTGATATGGCGCTCCACGACATCCGCTTTGTCGAAGACGACTGGGAAAGCCCGACCTTGGGCGCTTGGGGTCTGGGTTGGGAAGTCTGGTGCGACGGCATGGAAGTTAGCCAATTCACTTATTTTCAGCAGGTTGGTGGCTATGATTGTCATCCCGTATCAGGGGAATTGACCTACGGCCTTGAGCGTCTGGCGATGTATATCCTCGGCGCGGATCATGTGATGGACATGCCCTATAACGATCCTAGCTCACCCATTCCGTTGACCTACGGCGATGTTTTCAAACAAACCGAAGAAGAATACGCCCGCTGGAACTTTGACGTGGCCAACACCGATGTCCTTCTGCGCCATTTTGAAGAAGCCGAAGCCGAATGCCGCACCATCATCGAACAGCCACACCAAGACCCCAAAACCGGCAAGCGCATCGTGATGGCCCACCCGGCCTATGATCAAGCGATCAAAGCAAGCCACATCTTTAACCTGCTCGACGCGCGCGGCGTGATTTCCGTCACCGAACGCCAAGCCTACATTGGCCGTGTCCGGGCGCTGACCAAGATGTGCGCCGATGCCTTTGTGCAAACCCGTGCTGCGGGTTGGACCGAGGACGCCGCGTGA
- a CDS encoding serine protease yields the protein MMAFMAAILVWSFAGGVPARAQSSNDIVWVQIEAQPTLALATDRARAYTTLLQDVNGFAVGRGWYAVAVGPYRRDDAEIVLRSYLRDGLIPSDSFIQFSSAFRQQFWPIGANVLNLGAAPIPQTVEPDVQLIAPEPPVVILEPEPADETPSQARRSERLLTRIEREQLQIALKWAGFYTASIDGSFGRGTRNSMADWQAANAFEQTGILTTTQRAILIGQYNAVLDGLGMQTVRNAQAGIDVVMPTEVVKFAENEPPFVQYNSVDGSAARVLLISQAGDQTTLNGLYEIMQTLEIVPLNGPRKRNRNSFEIMGQNARIVSQTDVTLENGEIKGFTLIWPSGDEDRRTRVLAEMRTSFARAPGVMNAAAGGGAQQSVDLVAGLEVRKPKLTRSGFFVTKGGAVATTSEAVQSCGRITLDTETQAELIVDDKARGVALLKPSKLVAPIAVAALSDVAPRLQSEVALAGYSYGGVLSAPSMSFGKIADIRGLQGELDLSRLELKSLPGDIGGPVLDQAGAVMGMLIPHAKDGPQLPEDVSFTLDAAIVAAVGRDAGLNLPAGGTGAALSPLKISERATGMTVLVSCWE from the coding sequence ATGATGGCCTTTATGGCCGCAATTTTGGTCTGGAGTTTTGCAGGCGGCGTGCCTGCACGGGCGCAATCATCAAACGACATTGTCTGGGTCCAGATTGAAGCGCAGCCGACGCTGGCCCTCGCTACTGACCGCGCGCGCGCCTACACGACGCTGCTGCAAGACGTGAACGGTTTTGCGGTTGGCCGAGGCTGGTATGCCGTTGCCGTGGGCCCCTACCGTCGCGATGATGCCGAAATCGTTTTACGCAGTTATTTGCGCGACGGGTTGATCCCAAGTGACAGCTTTATTCAGTTTTCATCCGCATTTCGTCAGCAATTCTGGCCTATTGGCGCGAATGTACTGAACCTTGGCGCCGCCCCGATCCCTCAGACGGTGGAGCCAGACGTACAGCTTATCGCGCCAGAGCCGCCTGTTGTCATCCTTGAGCCTGAGCCCGCAGATGAGACGCCGTCACAAGCCCGGCGCAGCGAACGTTTGCTGACGCGCATCGAGCGGGAGCAATTGCAGATCGCGCTGAAATGGGCAGGGTTTTACACCGCGTCCATTGATGGGTCATTTGGACGTGGCACCCGTAATTCGATGGCCGATTGGCAGGCCGCCAATGCTTTTGAGCAAACCGGCATCCTGACAACGACGCAGCGGGCGATACTTATTGGTCAATATAATGCGGTGCTGGACGGTCTGGGTATGCAGACGGTGCGCAATGCCCAAGCGGGTATTGATGTGGTGATGCCCACAGAAGTGGTGAAATTCGCTGAAAATGAGCCGCCGTTTGTTCAGTATAACAGCGTGGACGGCAGTGCGGCACGGGTGCTTTTGATCAGCCAAGCGGGTGATCAGACCACACTCAACGGGCTTTATGAGATCATGCAAACGCTTGAGATTGTGCCACTGAATGGCCCGCGCAAGCGCAACCGGAACAGCTTCGAGATCATGGGTCAAAACGCCCGGATCGTAAGCCAAACGGACGTGACGCTGGAAAATGGTGAGATCAAAGGTTTTACGCTGATCTGGCCTTCGGGTGACGAGGACCGGCGGACCCGTGTGTTGGCTGAAATGCGCACCAGCTTTGCCCGCGCGCCCGGTGTGATGAATGCCGCTGCGGGTGGCGGCGCGCAGCAATCGGTTGATCTGGTTGCGGGGCTGGAAGTACGCAAACCCAAGCTGACGCGCTCTGGTTTTTTCGTAACGAAGGGCGGCGCGGTGGCGACGACCTCTGAGGCGGTACAAAGCTGTGGTCGGATCACGCTGGATACCGAAACCCAAGCTGAACTGATTGTGGATGATAAAGCGCGTGGTGTCGCATTGCTGAAACCCAGCAAATTGGTGGCCCCTATTGCTGTAGCAGCGCTGAGCGATGTGGCCCCGCGGCTGCAATCAGAGGTCGCGTTGGCGGGCTATAGCTATGGCGGGGTGCTGAGTGCGCCGTCGATGAGCTTTGGCAAAATCGCAGATATTCGCGGGCTGCAGGGTGAACTAGACCTGTCGCGGTTAGAGCTAAAATCGCTGCCTGGAGACATCGGTGGCCCGGTGCTGGACCAAGCAGGCGCGGTGATGGGGATGCTGATCCCCCACGCGAAGGACGGGCCGCAACTGCCTGAAGATGTGAGCTTTACCCTCGATGCGGCGATCGTCGCCGCGGTGGGACGTGATGCGGGGCTGAACCTGCCAGCGGGTGGGACCGGCGCTGCCCTGAGCCCCCTAAAGATTTCAGAACGCGCGACCGGCATGACTGTTTTGGTCAGTTGCTGGGAGTGA
- a CDS encoding thiamine pyrophosphate-binding protein, which produces MPQTRPLGAQISHMLKDRGVDVIFGIPGVHNQEMYRGIEEAGITHVLARHEQGAGFMADGYARATGKVGVAYVITGPGLCNIMTPMGQAYSDSVPLLVISSCLDETAARRGQLHQMKDQEIAAGTVCDWSETAHTADAAYTLIDRALLEMQSQRQRPKHIQVPIAQLEASVNAAPPTRPVWPDLGSHPHWEDEVADLLRAAKRPLFVFGGGATEADAFAEALDVIYPAEAAVFCTYAGRGIVPADYPLNYGAYLARPESAEIIGQADLVIAVGTSLDEVDLWRDHLGHTAPLVRIDIDPEVFADAQNAEIRIKADAGMFLSALAGKLGQTQRKSDWSAQDVVEQRSRWRNETIVERPGIVPIVDALRAATPPDTMIYSDMTQIAYVAKEVWDMDRPGHWHHPYGFGTLGYATPAAIGGAVARRGQPTMAIIGDYGFHYTMAELGVAVELGLSLPIILWDNGKLKEIEDSMIQAQIAPNAVIAHNPDFCKLAEAFGAKAVAPKSLAEMQDAVRAAFDADGPTLIYITPDITG; this is translated from the coding sequence ATGCCTCAAACCCGTCCTCTTGGTGCGCAGATTTCCCACATGCTCAAAGACCGTGGCGTCGATGTCATTTTTGGCATTCCGGGCGTCCACAACCAAGAAATGTACCGCGGCATCGAAGAGGCTGGTATCACTCACGTCCTCGCGCGCCACGAACAAGGTGCAGGCTTTATGGCGGACGGCTATGCCCGCGCAACAGGCAAAGTGGGCGTGGCCTATGTGATCACGGGGCCGGGGCTGTGCAATATCATGACCCCTATGGGACAGGCCTATAGCGATTCCGTTCCTTTGCTGGTCATCTCGTCTTGTCTTGATGAAACAGCGGCACGGCGCGGCCAATTGCATCAGATGAAAGATCAAGAAATTGCCGCTGGCACTGTCTGTGATTGGTCGGAGACTGCGCATACTGCGGATGCCGCCTACACCCTGATTGACCGCGCATTGCTTGAGATGCAAAGCCAGCGCCAGCGCCCCAAGCACATTCAGGTCCCCATCGCGCAGCTTGAAGCCTCCGTAAATGCAGCGCCGCCAACGCGTCCCGTTTGGCCTGACCTGGGCAGTCATCCGCATTGGGAAGACGAAGTTGCCGACTTATTGCGCGCCGCCAAACGCCCGCTTTTTGTGTTCGGTGGAGGGGCCACCGAGGCGGACGCTTTTGCGGAAGCACTAGACGTGATCTATCCCGCCGAGGCGGCCGTGTTTTGCACCTATGCAGGGCGGGGCATCGTCCCAGCGGACTACCCGCTGAACTATGGGGCATACCTCGCGCGCCCGGAATCCGCGGAAATCATCGGGCAGGCCGATCTGGTGATCGCGGTTGGAACGTCGTTGGACGAAGTTGATCTGTGGCGCGACCATCTGGGCCACACCGCGCCCTTGGTTCGCATCGACATCGATCCCGAAGTCTTCGCAGACGCTCAAAATGCAGAGATCCGGATCAAAGCCGACGCCGGCATGTTTCTAAGCGCACTTGCGGGCAAACTTGGACAAACCCAACGCAAGTCAGACTGGTCTGCCCAGGACGTGGTCGAGCAACGCTCTAGATGGCGAAATGAGACCATCGTGGAGCGCCCCGGCATTGTGCCCATCGTCGACGCCCTGCGCGCCGCGACCCCGCCTGACACAATGATTTATTCAGACATGACCCAAATCGCCTATGTCGCCAAAGAGGTCTGGGATATGGACCGCCCCGGCCATTGGCACCATCCTTACGGCTTTGGCACGTTGGGCTATGCGACCCCTGCGGCGATTGGCGGGGCTGTTGCCCGGCGCGGGCAACCCACCATGGCCATCATCGGGGATTATGGGTTTCACTACACCATGGCCGAACTCGGTGTGGCGGTTGAGCTGGGCCTGAGTTTACCGATCATTTTGTGGGACAACGGCAAGCTCAAAGAGATCGAGGACAGCATGATCCAAGCTCAGATCGCCCCTAATGCGGTGATTGCTCACAATCCTGATTTTTGCAAACTCGCCGAGGCCTTTGGCGCCAAAGCCGTCGCTCCCAAATCGTTGGCCGAGATGCAAGATGCCGTGCGGGCCGCCTTTGACGCGGACGGCCCGACGCTGATCTACATCACGCCGGACATCACCGGGTGA
- a CDS encoding TrkH family potassium uptake protein has translation MLDMRPVGYVIGLLVAVLGFAMIVPLLVDLAEGRSHWPVFLESALITILGGSMMALASANGVKQGLSIQQTFLLTTAVWVMLPMFGALPFILGATEARLVDAVFEAMSGMTTTGATVFSGLDELPKGLLIWRGILQWLGGIGIIVVAMVFLPELRVGGMQIFKSEAFDTFGKILPRAGQIATQISVIYVWLTLVCALTYLSLGMDMFDATVHALTTISTGGFSNYDASFATFSGPMEYVASAFMILAALPFVRYVQLINGNPLALHRDRQVRGFVFTIAVLVLMIFVSLQQVLPQHWEQSFREALFNVTSIISGTGYASVDYMQWGSFCVALFFFIGLIGGCAGSTACSIKIFRYQLLLASIRTQLLRIRSPHGIFTPRYDGKPVGADVLASVITFFMFFVVTLGLVSVALSMTGLDFVTSVSGAAASLANIGPGLGDIIGPAGNFASLNDTAKWILTASMLIGRLELMAVYVIFTLKFWRA, from the coding sequence ATGTTGGACATGCGCCCCGTTGGATATGTGATCGGCCTGCTGGTCGCCGTGCTGGGCTTTGCAATGATCGTTCCGTTGCTGGTCGATCTGGCCGAAGGCCGTTCGCATTGGCCAGTTTTCCTCGAGAGCGCCCTGATTACGATCCTGGGTGGCAGCATGATGGCCCTGGCCTCAGCTAATGGGGTCAAACAAGGGCTGTCGATCCAACAAACCTTCCTACTGACCACTGCCGTTTGGGTTATGTTGCCGATGTTCGGCGCACTCCCTTTCATCCTTGGGGCTACCGAAGCCCGTCTCGTTGACGCCGTGTTCGAAGCGATGTCGGGGATGACGACCACTGGGGCCACCGTGTTCTCAGGTCTCGACGAACTGCCCAAAGGCCTGCTCATCTGGCGCGGCATCCTGCAATGGCTTGGTGGCATCGGTATCATCGTTGTCGCCATGGTGTTTTTGCCGGAACTCCGCGTTGGCGGCATGCAGATCTTTAAGTCTGAAGCGTTTGATACCTTTGGCAAAATTCTCCCACGCGCGGGGCAAATCGCCACGCAAATCTCTGTTATCTATGTCTGGCTCACGCTTGTTTGCGCGCTGACGTATCTGTCTCTTGGGATGGATATGTTTGATGCCACCGTGCATGCGCTCACGACCATATCGACCGGCGGGTTTTCGAATTATGACGCGTCATTTGCTACATTCTCGGGTCCGATGGAATACGTCGCAAGCGCGTTTATGATTCTCGCCGCCCTTCCATTCGTGCGGTATGTTCAGCTGATCAACGGCAACCCATTGGCCTTGCACCGCGACCGGCAAGTGCGCGGCTTTGTTTTCACAATTGCAGTGCTGGTTTTGATGATCTTTGTGTCCCTGCAGCAAGTCCTTCCGCAGCATTGGGAACAATCCTTCCGCGAAGCACTTTTCAACGTGACCTCGATCATCTCGGGCACCGGCTATGCCTCTGTGGATTATATGCAATGGGGCTCGTTCTGTGTCGCGCTGTTCTTTTTCATTGGTCTGATCGGGGGCTGCGCGGGTTCTACTGCATGCTCGATCAAGATTTTCCGCTACCAGCTCCTCCTCGCCTCCATTCGTACCCAACTTTTGCGCATCCGCTCCCCCCACGGTATTTTCACGCCGCGCTACGATGGCAAACCTGTGGGCGCTGATGTTCTGGCCTCGGTGATTACATTCTTCATGTTTTTTGTCGTGACGCTGGGGCTGGTGTCTGTTGCGTTGTCCATGACGGGCCTTGATTTTGTCACCTCCGTTTCGGGGGCGGCTGCTTCGCTGGCCAATATTGGACCAGGCCTTGGCGACATTATCGGTCCTGCGGGCAATTTTGCATCGCTCAATGACACCGCCAAGTGGATACTGACCGCTTCAATGCTCATAGGTAGGCTAGAACTGATGGCCGTCTATGTGATCTTCACCCTCAAATTCTGGAGAGCGTAA
- the folE2 gene encoding GTP cyclohydrolase FolE2, whose protein sequence is MNIAAPISETPDRDAAEAALNTLRAWASTASSGDIAALDPTVARVLGGADGYPQFDRNYPEGFVAGPNYMATLPDLQNGPASLIRGARQQIQHVGISNFRLPIRFHSLDGDDLTLETSVTGTVSLEADKKGINMSRIMRSFYKHAEATFSFEVIEAALDDYKADLESIDARIQMRFSFPMKIESLRSGLSGYQYYDVALELVESNGLRQKIIHLDYVYSSTCPCSLELSEHARATRNQLATPHSQRSVARVSVLMEDCDNCLWFEDLINACRRAVPTETQVMVKREDEQAFAELNAANPIFVEDAARLFCQQLQTDERISDFRVIASHQESLHSHDAVSVLTEGPTFAQASFDPKLFNTLFHVG, encoded by the coding sequence ATGAACATTGCAGCACCAATTTCTGAGACACCCGACCGCGACGCCGCCGAAGCGGCGCTCAATACTCTGCGCGCTTGGGCCAGCACGGCCAGCTCCGGCGATATTGCAGCCCTTGATCCCACTGTCGCACGCGTCCTTGGCGGCGCTGACGGCTACCCCCAGTTTGACCGAAACTACCCAGAAGGTTTCGTCGCAGGCCCTAATTACATGGCAACGCTGCCCGATCTGCAGAACGGCCCGGCCAGTTTGATCCGGGGCGCGCGCCAGCAAATCCAGCATGTTGGCATCTCGAACTTCCGGCTGCCGATCCGCTTTCATTCGCTAGATGGCGATGATCTGACACTTGAGACTTCCGTGACCGGTACCGTCAGCCTTGAGGCCGACAAAAAAGGTATCAACATGTCGCGTATCATGCGCAGCTTTTACAAACATGCCGAGGCGACATTTAGCTTTGAGGTGATCGAAGCAGCGCTCGACGATTACAAAGCTGATCTCGAAAGCATCGACGCCCGTATCCAAATGCGCTTTTCGTTCCCGATGAAGATCGAAAGCCTGCGCTCTGGCCTCTCGGGCTACCAGTATTATGACGTCGCTCTTGAGCTGGTGGAGAGCAATGGCTTGCGCCAGAAAATCATCCACCTCGATTATGTCTATTCCAGCACCTGTCCGTGCTCGTTGGAATTGTCCGAGCACGCCCGTGCCACCCGCAACCAACTGGCCACGCCGCATTCCCAACGCTCTGTCGCGCGGGTTTCCGTGCTGATGGAGGACTGCGACAATTGTCTATGGTTTGAGGATCTGATCAACGCCTGTCGCCGGGCCGTCCCCACTGAGACCCAAGTTATGGTCAAGCGCGAAGACGAACAGGCTTTTGCGGAACTCAATGCCGCAAACCCAATATTTGTCGAAGATGCCGCGCGTTTGTTTTGCCAGCAGCTACAGACCGATGAACGCATCAGCGATTTCCGGGTCATCGCAAGCCATCAAGAAAGCCTGCACAGCCATGATGCGGTGTCTGTCTTGACCGAAGGGCCGACTTTCGCTCAAGCCAGCTTTGATCCCAAGCTGTTTAATACCCTCTTTCACGTTGGGTAA
- the metZ gene encoding O-succinylhomoserine sulfhydrylase, producing MSDKWHPRTKAVHAGTRRSQYGEVSEAIFLTQGFVYDSAEHAEARFLESGPDEFIYARYGNPTIAMFEERIAALEGAEDAFATASGMAAVSGALTAMLKAGDRVVAARALFGSCLYVLEDFLTRFGVNVTFVDGTDLGAWADAITPDTDAVFFESVSNPTLQVVDIEGVSKLAHAHGALVVVDNVFATPVYSRAIEQGADVVIYSATKHIDGQGRALGGVILGTRDFIRGTVEPYMKHTGGSMSPFTAWIMLKGLETMSLRVRAQTATTLTIAEALEGHAGLNAVLYPGLPNHPQHALTQRQMGAGGTVLSLDVKGGKTAAFAFLNAIEVGLISNNLGDAKTILTHPATTTHQRLPQDQKDTLGITDGLIRISVGLEDADDLLADVKQALERAR from the coding sequence ATGAGCGACAAGTGGCACCCACGCACCAAGGCCGTGCATGCAGGCACGCGCAGAAGCCAATACGGCGAAGTCAGCGAGGCCATTTTTCTCACACAGGGCTTTGTCTATGACAGCGCCGAACACGCCGAAGCCCGGTTTCTAGAGAGCGGACCAGACGAATTCATTTACGCCCGCTATGGCAACCCAACCATCGCCATGTTCGAAGAGCGCATTGCAGCACTTGAGGGGGCCGAAGACGCCTTTGCCACAGCCTCCGGCATGGCCGCAGTGTCCGGAGCGCTGACCGCTATGCTTAAAGCTGGCGACAGGGTTGTGGCGGCGCGCGCGCTTTTTGGGTCCTGCCTATATGTGCTCGAAGATTTTTTGACCCGCTTCGGCGTTAACGTGACCTTTGTGGATGGGACCGATTTGGGCGCTTGGGCGGATGCCATCACGCCAGACACCGACGCGGTGTTCTTTGAATCCGTTTCGAATCCCACTTTGCAGGTGGTTGATATCGAAGGCGTCTCCAAGCTCGCGCATGCCCATGGCGCACTTGTTGTTGTCGATAACGTCTTTGCCACGCCGGTTTACTCACGTGCCATCGAACAGGGCGCAGATGTAGTGATTTACTCGGCCACCAAACATATTGACGGTCAAGGCCGCGCTTTGGGAGGGGTGATCCTTGGCACCCGCGACTTCATCCGGGGCACGGTCGAGCCTTACATGAAACATACCGGCGGCTCGATGAGCCCTTTCACTGCGTGGATCATGCTCAAAGGCTTAGAGACCATGAGCCTGCGTGTTCGTGCGCAAACCGCCACAACACTGACGATCGCCGAAGCTCTCGAGGGGCACGCGGGTCTAAACGCCGTGCTTTATCCCGGCTTGCCCAACCACCCCCAGCACGCTCTGACTCAGCGCCAGATGGGGGCAGGGGGTACGGTCCTATCCCTTGACGTAAAGGGCGGGAAAACAGCGGCTTTTGCGTTCTTGAATGCGATCGAAGTCGGTCTGATTTCGAACAATTTGGGCGACGCAAAAACGATCCTGACCCATCCCGCAACGACGACTCATCAGCGCTTGCCACAAGATCAGAAAGACACGCTTGGCATCACGGACGGGCTGATCCGTATCTCTGTGGGGCTTGAGGATGCCGACGACTTGCTTGCGGATGTCAAACAAGCGCTCGAGAGGGCCCGCTAA